In a single window of the Maridesulfovibrio bastinii DSM 16055 genome:
- a CDS encoding flavodoxin family protein, which translates to MKVLNLYHSQTQNTLKVAETIEKAAKDAGCDVKTMQAKPGADSVQLLEYDLIFIGSGVYAWLPGKAMIEWLGERAKENMQEFGGTGLFKPGSPRLSGKYYAVYCTFGGSHTGINEAIPAVKYMGQLFDHLGLTNAAEWYIPGAYHVPKLKHHNTEGRLGDISNRPNENDLASITEKVKGLIESLKPSITAV; encoded by the coding sequence GAAACGATTGAAAAAGCTGCAAAGGATGCCGGTTGCGATGTCAAAACAATGCAAGCAAAGCCGGGAGCAGATAGCGTGCAGCTCCTTGAGTATGATTTAATTTTTATCGGATCTGGAGTTTACGCATGGCTACCCGGAAAAGCGATGATTGAATGGCTAGGTGAACGCGCCAAGGAAAACATGCAGGAGTTTGGAGGGACTGGCCTTTTTAAACCGGGATCACCGCGCTTGTCCGGTAAGTATTATGCTGTCTACTGCACCTTTGGCGGAAGTCATACCGGTATCAATGAAGCCATCCCAGCGGTTAAATATATGGGCCAACTGTTCGACCATCTTGGTTTAACCAATGCCGCAGAGTGGTATATTCCCGGGGCCTATCACGTTCCAAAACTCAAGCACCATAATACCGAAGGAAGGCTGGGAGATATCAGTAACCGTCCAAATGAAAATGATCTGGCTTCCATTACCGAAAAGGTTAAAGGACTGATTGAATCACTGAAACCTTCCATTACCGCGGTTTAA
- a CDS encoding MBL fold metallo-hydrolase, translating into MVSKISILPISDGYHIYTEPRELLFPKVSAENIKNIPARSNDWKEWKSPYTPTLITDGAQKILVDTGAGKLVPTAGQLHNNLKKEGVTHEDIDTVIITHLHPDHIAGLLIDDSKMIFPNANLLLSEVELNYWSSNPKLDEINIPHEIKKMIRTTAEQFLTRYSSKIKAVPMDFKITPNIKLFAAPGHTPGHIGVEVNDGNKSTLIVGDAFLHPLHIANPGWTASVDIIPETTIRTRRQIIKRLRNEACSMLGFHLPVSI; encoded by the coding sequence ATGGTAAGCAAGATATCAATTCTGCCGATTTCAGACGGATATCATATTTATACTGAACCACGGGAACTCCTTTTCCCAAAAGTCAGTGCGGAAAACATTAAAAATATTCCAGCTCGAAGCAATGATTGGAAAGAGTGGAAAAGTCCTTATACTCCGACTCTGATTACGGATGGGGCACAAAAAATTCTTGTGGATACAGGTGCAGGGAAGCTGGTTCCAACGGCGGGCCAGCTTCACAACAATCTTAAAAAAGAGGGCGTAACCCATGAAGATATAGATACAGTTATTATCACCCACCTGCACCCGGATCACATTGCCGGACTTCTTATTGATGACAGTAAGATGATCTTCCCTAATGCCAACCTACTGCTGTCCGAAGTTGAATTGAATTATTGGAGCAGCAACCCTAAGCTTGATGAAATAAATATTCCTCATGAAATCAAGAAAATGATCCGTACCACAGCCGAGCAATTTCTGACGCGATATTCCAGTAAAATTAAAGCTGTTCCGATGGACTTCAAAATCACTCCGAATATAAAACTCTTTGCTGCTCCGGGGCATACTCCCGGCCACATTGGTGTAGAGGTGAACGATGGTAACAAATCAACTCTTATCGTTGGTGATGCTTTTCTGCATCCGCTCCATATCGCAAATCCTGGATGGACCGCCTCAGTGGATATTATCCCCGAAACGACCATTCGTACCCGAAGACAAATTATTAAACGCTTAAGAAATGAAGCATGTTCAATGTTAGGATTCCATTTGCCCGTCAGCATTTAA
- a CDS encoding YybH family protein: protein MNRHPVEIQIAKADKAIIAEDFDTLINIYTETAVLVVEPGRTVQGRDAIRKAFEAIAQYFKNGLQVKQNGMTILESGDTALVHANTVISAPNLPETERKAVYVFNKTKDGTWLCSIDNSYGNDIVKN from the coding sequence TTGAACAGACATCCAGTTGAGATACAGATAGCAAAGGCTGATAAGGCAATAATAGCAGAAGACTTTGACACATTAATAAACATCTACACCGAAACAGCAGTACTGGTTGTGGAACCGGGTAGAACAGTCCAAGGCAGGGATGCCATTCGCAAAGCTTTTGAAGCAATAGCCCAATATTTTAAAAACGGACTTCAAGTAAAACAGAATGGGATGACTATTCTTGAATCTGGAGACACAGCTCTGGTACATGCGAACACTGTTATCTCCGCACCAAATCTACCTGAAACGGAACGTAAGGCCGTATATGTGTTTAACAAAACTAAAGATGGAACATGGCTTTGCTCCATAGATAATTCTTATGGAAACGATATCGTTAAAAATTAA
- a CDS encoding glycosyltransferase family 2 protein, with the protein MLVNITMTAFNRIDCTVRSILALHKNSGFPFCLTVVDNNSSDETSSVLNDLKEKNLVHNHVRFKDNMGPSCSTNYGWDLQPADYYIRIDNDIVIQRKGWLREFVFLMNKYSSLNLLSFPIFNSETDYSEILISGTDRLLFKNGSHPGGLFCIPKRVFETLGYWNEEYGSFGVEDGDYTLRVDLSDMIRGYFPDFTWGEHIGTSDGNIEGYVDFKKARQHDQTSPTGLFMVNELLYDLGLKSLYVDKRYITQIEDGLIIHKIDTEKEAINLKWQEAARKFIENDKTDHSSKQEAREIITKYYNEL; encoded by the coding sequence ATGCTTGTTAATATAACTATGACTGCGTTTAACAGAATTGATTGTACGGTGAGATCCATTCTGGCCCTGCACAAAAATTCAGGATTCCCATTTTGTCTGACAGTTGTTGATAATAATAGTTCTGACGAAACTTCTTCTGTTTTGAATGATTTAAAAGAGAAGAATCTGGTGCATAATCATGTGCGTTTTAAAGATAATATGGGGCCTTCCTGCTCAACTAATTATGGCTGGGATTTACAACCTGCTGACTATTACATCAGGATTGATAATGACATTGTCATCCAGCGAAAAGGCTGGCTGAGAGAATTTGTCTTCCTTATGAATAAGTATTCGAGCCTGAATTTATTGTCTTTCCCCATATTCAATTCCGAAACAGATTATTCTGAAATTCTGATAAGTGGCACTGATCGTCTTTTATTTAAAAACGGGTCACATCCGGGAGGGTTGTTTTGTATTCCTAAAAGGGTTTTTGAAACTCTGGGGTACTGGAATGAAGAATATGGTTCATTCGGGGTTGAAGACGGAGACTATACTTTAAGAGTTGATCTTTCTGATATGATAAGAGGGTATTTTCCGGATTTTACATGGGGAGAACACATTGGAACCAGTGATGGGAATATTGAAGGTTATGTTGATTTCAAAAAAGCGCGGCAGCACGATCAGACCAGCCCTACAGGATTGTTTATGGTCAATGAGCTGCTATATGATCTCGGTTTAAAAAGTCTTTATGTTGATAAAAGATATATAACCCAGATTGAAGACGGTCTGATAATACATAAAATTGATACTGAAAAAGAAGCTATAAATCTCAAGTGGCAGGAAGCGGCGCGTAAGTTTATAGAAAACGATAAAACCGATCACTCCTCGAAACAGGAAGCTAGAGAGATAATAACCAAATATTATAATGAGCTGTGA
- a CDS encoding glycosyltransferase family 92 protein, protein MNYIGICAIARDENYFIKDWIQFHVLAGVEKFIIYDNESRTPLRETLAEYIECGLVQLYEIKGISPQQQAYQHCLDNHGFDFRWLAFIDIDEFIVLKKNENIHSLLVCYEDYAALAINWVMFGSSGYINNPPVPIALHLKELVTYKMPNSTIKSIVQPRYVERANLSPHFFSYVAGRNAVNEFYIPVHGNNSPVSTQLIQLNHYIYRGQREYQNKVDRWHYNHDDLPHENLWEDFFRHISYKKEPDESVVLFASKLARLMKLGRVEVFSELNNHGLESKKLYEIIDSVSEAIGRKYYDFALKLIVMAEMLHPDHLELTQLKAEALLLKGEAEKSIAVVQNILKDRFWWEGYIILYYCYKYTGNIKLCSGLKYYLKDLIKVAEKQSAEVPESVRALFKDNSLQN, encoded by the coding sequence ATGAACTATATCGGGATTTGTGCTATAGCTCGTGATGAGAATTATTTTATAAAAGATTGGATTCAGTTTCATGTGTTGGCTGGTGTTGAAAAGTTTATTATTTATGACAATGAAAGCAGGACTCCATTACGCGAGACTTTAGCAGAATATATAGAATGCGGCCTTGTTCAGCTTTATGAAATAAAGGGTATTTCCCCGCAGCAGCAGGCATATCAGCATTGTCTTGATAATCACGGTTTTGATTTCAGATGGCTGGCTTTTATTGACATTGATGAATTTATTGTTCTGAAAAAGAATGAGAATATTCACTCTTTACTGGTTTGCTATGAAGACTACGCCGCTCTGGCTATCAATTGGGTTATGTTCGGTTCGAGCGGCTATATCAATAATCCGCCTGTTCCAATCGCTCTGCATTTAAAAGAATTAGTCACTTATAAGATGCCAAATTCAACTATCAAGTCTATTGTTCAGCCAAGGTATGTTGAAAGGGCGAATCTAAGCCCTCATTTTTTTAGTTATGTTGCAGGTCGTAATGCTGTAAATGAATTCTACATCCCTGTTCACGGTAACAACAGCCCTGTAAGCACGCAGCTTATACAGCTTAATCATTACATCTACCGGGGTCAGCGTGAGTATCAGAACAAAGTTGATCGCTGGCACTATAATCATGATGATCTGCCCCATGAAAACCTTTGGGAAGATTTTTTCAGGCATATTTCATATAAAAAAGAACCTGATGAAAGTGTTGTTTTATTTGCTTCCAAATTAGCTAGGCTGATGAAACTTGGTAGAGTCGAAGTTTTTTCAGAACTTAATAATCATGGTCTGGAATCAAAGAAGCTGTATGAAATTATAGATTCTGTTTCAGAAGCTATAGGCCGTAAATACTATGATTTTGCTTTAAAATTGATTGTGATGGCTGAAATGCTGCATCCTGATCACTTGGAACTCACCCAGCTAAAAGCAGAAGCTCTGTTGCTCAAAGGTGAAGCAGAAAAGTCTATAGCTGTAGTTCAAAATATCTTAAAGGATAGATTTTGGTGGGAAGGATATATAATTTTATATTATTGTTATAAATATACCGGTAATATTAAATTATGCAGTGGATTGAAATATTACCTAAAAGATTTGATTAAAGTTGCTGAAAAACAGTCTGCCGAAGTGCCAGAATCTGTAAGGGCGTTGTTTAAGGATAATTCTTTACAGAATTAA
- a CDS encoding GNAT family N-acetyltransferase produces MNIKIKSDCTDIDWNLVVEILKAVGMGYHEPEIHSKAFKNSQVVVFIFDDDKLIGFGRAISDGAYQAAIYDCAILPDYQGHKLGALIIDSILEKLKGYNILLYASPGKEGFYIKQGFSNMKTGMARFVNENKMRAKGFIE; encoded by the coding sequence ATGAATATAAAAATTAAGAGTGACTGCACTGATATCGACTGGAACCTTGTAGTTGAAATTCTAAAAGCAGTCGGGATGGGTTATCATGAACCTGAAATTCATTCCAAGGCATTTAAAAACAGTCAGGTTGTTGTTTTCATCTTTGATGATGATAAGCTGATCGGCTTTGGAAGGGCTATTTCCGATGGAGCATATCAGGCTGCAATTTACGATTGCGCTATTCTGCCTGATTATCAGGGGCATAAACTTGGAGCATTGATAATTGATTCTATTTTAGAAAAATTAAAAGGATATAACATTTTATTGTATGCTTCACCCGGTAAGGAAGGATTTTATATCAAGCAGGGATTTAGTAATATGAAAACAGGAATGGCCAGATTTGTTAATGAAAATAAAATGCGTGCTAAAGGATTTATTGAGTAA
- a CDS encoding FecR family protein — protein sequence MVKVISCTLCSAILILAVTVSLSYAAYFEELQGKVELQRTGQDFFVTAVLGQKISPGDVIKTGADGKALIHLDDGSSISFSDNSEFVLGDELEQDKSIIGTILRGAFRAIFVKQKGSRLGTPTGYVGIRGTDITVTQNGEAGFYFLDEGRVDVHIEKNSSPLEAGQMTAAYAGRNPLPPFSFNESSGLLKAHEKLKNITSIAIPPSLKERSQLNEILVRWIINYSHYLADAGRHHDAETALMIAKEITEDKNVEGEILLQIASLYFYYRNDAKEALKIYDKIIEEYTHNPKYENALYCAVRCSLLLGKQAKAKGYADIYRHRYPHGQHIQSVESLTE from the coding sequence ATGGTTAAAGTTATCAGCTGCACGCTTTGCTCTGCCATATTAATTTTGGCTGTTACTGTTTCCTTATCTTATGCTGCCTATTTTGAGGAATTACAGGGAAAAGTTGAGCTGCAACGAACTGGACAGGATTTTTTTGTCACAGCAGTTTTAGGTCAAAAAATAAGTCCGGGCGATGTTATTAAGACCGGAGCTGACGGTAAAGCCTTGATACACCTTGACGACGGTTCCTCCATAAGCTTCAGCGACAATTCGGAATTTGTACTTGGTGATGAACTTGAGCAGGACAAGAGTATTATAGGAACAATTCTGCGGGGAGCATTCAGGGCAATATTCGTTAAACAAAAAGGCTCACGTTTAGGAACTCCCACTGGATATGTCGGGATAAGAGGGACTGATATAACTGTGACCCAGAACGGTGAAGCCGGATTTTACTTTCTCGATGAGGGACGTGTTGATGTTCACATAGAGAAAAACAGCAGTCCACTTGAAGCTGGCCAGATGACCGCAGCTTATGCCGGAAGAAATCCGCTGCCCCCATTTTCTTTTAACGAATCAAGCGGTCTTTTAAAAGCACATGAAAAACTTAAAAACATAACTTCCATAGCCATTCCGCCATCGTTGAAAGAACGCTCCCAACTAAATGAAATTCTTGTTCGCTGGATTATAAACTATTCTCATTATCTGGCAGATGCCGGACGCCATCACGATGCTGAAACAGCACTGATGATCGCCAAAGAAATAACTGAGGACAAAAATGTTGAAGGTGAAATTTTATTACAAATTGCATCTTTATATTTCTACTATAGAAACGATGCAAAAGAAGCTCTTAAAATATATGATAAAATAATCGAGGAATACACGCATAATCCTAAATACGAAAATGCCCTGTACTGCGCGGTCCGCTGCTCTCTCCTCTTAGGAAAGCAGGCTAAGGCCAAGGGATATGCTGACATTTACCGACACAGATATCCGCACGGCCAGCATATTCAGAGCGTTGAAAGTTTAACGGAATAA
- a CDS encoding class I SAM-dependent DNA methyltransferase: MSKDAFVESAKVWDQRSEITRMAAEFKSEIEKNYTFKKDSVALDFGCGTGLIGLPLAPKVQKMFMLDNSSSMLSVLQDKIKESGLKNIIVSNSPLRETTMPGNTVDLIVSFMAMHHIDDINALFSDMNFALKNGGSVILGDLLTEDGSFHGDQPVPHSGFDPEELVRILSTNGFNNPRFFQNGVVSKQNQDGSLKQYGKFVLMAEKN, translated from the coding sequence TTGTCAAAAGACGCATTTGTAGAATCTGCCAAAGTTTGGGACCAACGCTCAGAAATCACTCGTATGGCTGCAGAATTTAAGTCTGAAATTGAAAAGAACTATACCTTCAAAAAAGACAGTGTTGCGCTTGATTTTGGATGTGGAACAGGACTTATCGGGTTGCCGCTTGCACCTAAGGTACAAAAAATGTTCATGCTCGATAACTCATCATCAATGCTTTCTGTTTTACAGGATAAAATTAAAGAATCCGGTCTGAAAAATATAATTGTTTCGAACTCGCCCCTGCGTGAAACAACAATGCCCGGCAACACCGTTGATCTCATCGTATCGTTTATGGCCATGCACCATATTGATGATATCAATGCATTGTTCAGTGATATGAACTTTGCACTCAAGAATGGCGGCTCCGTAATCCTTGGCGACCTGCTAACTGAAGATGGTAGTTTTCATGGAGATCAGCCTGTTCCACACAGCGGTTTCGATCCTGAAGAGCTAGTCCGCATACTGAGCACTAATGGTTTCAATAATCCTAGATTTTTTCAAAATGGAGTTGTCAGCAAACAAAATCAGGATGGTTCACTTAAACAATATGGAAAATTTGTACTGATGGCTGAAAAGAATTAG
- a CDS encoding GNAT family N-acetyltransferase: MKIIAASKQNYSELIQIWESSVRATHHFLTENDIRTLRPLILEEYFKAVKLVCAKNSDDEIIGFCGISGNKLEMLFISPDYMRQGVGSSLCRHAIQVFGVTMVDVNEQNEKAIKFYKTIGFRIIGKSQFDGQGMPFPLLHMTLSQQS; the protein is encoded by the coding sequence ATGAAAATAATAGCAGCTAGCAAACAGAATTACTCTGAGCTTATTCAAATTTGGGAATCATCTGTCCGGGCAACGCACCACTTTTTAACGGAGAATGATATCAGAACGTTGCGCCCGCTTATTCTTGAAGAATATTTCAAAGCGGTAAAACTAGTATGTGCTAAAAACAGCGATGATGAAATTATTGGTTTTTGTGGGATATCTGGAAATAAGCTTGAAATGTTATTTATATCGCCTGACTACATGAGACAGGGTGTAGGCTCAAGTTTATGTCGCCATGCCATACAGGTATTTGGAGTAACAATGGTTGACGTGAATGAGCAGAACGAAAAAGCAATTAAATTTTATAAAACCATTGGATTTCGAATTATAGGAAAGTCACAATTTGACGGTCAGGGTATGCCATTCCCTCTACTCCACATGACCTTATCACAGCAATCTTGA
- a CDS encoding GGDEF domain-containing protein, with product MRNLYGNTQDSIKICDKTSAAFEIPMTTLEQIKFLFCPTKKFLQQKYTDYRLNAIVVITVCTLLWASLWYWDRIIDPVGAEKTLSLRLLFLTNFFFIFVFILAKKISRWLTTCTIAVCLISELLFIEILNRLNGGMTYGLAGFMYCMLVAVLLFKCFSILTNYSYTILSSALPHLAGTLGFVHNFPHLHYALLIWPAALLAVIIQSVQAHDYLLRYHLENELKELSNTDPLTGTKNRRYFMNLLDYEIHRAVRTNLKLSLLVLDIDSFKNINDTYGHPTGDMVISQIAEKCSQLSRDIDIVARMGGEEFSILLLGSNIRQAENVAERIRSSIEDIVFEDPKNKSFNCTVSIGIAELESPHESGHDLFIRADKALYEAKKNGRNKVVTI from the coding sequence ATGAGAAATCTCTATGGAAATACTCAAGACAGCATAAAAATTTGCGACAAGACCTCAGCTGCTTTTGAAATTCCAATGACCACACTTGAACAGATTAAATTCCTTTTTTGCCCCACAAAAAAATTCCTGCAACAGAAATATACGGATTACCGGCTCAATGCCATAGTTGTAATCACAGTTTGTACACTTTTATGGGCTTCCCTCTGGTACTGGGACAGGATTATTGATCCTGTGGGAGCAGAAAAGACACTATCACTGCGCTTACTCTTTTTGACTAATTTCTTTTTCATATTTGTTTTTATCTTAGCAAAAAAAATATCCCGCTGGTTAACAACTTGTACTATTGCAGTATGCCTAATAAGTGAATTGCTATTTATCGAAATTTTAAACCGTTTGAATGGTGGTATGACATATGGACTTGCAGGATTCATGTACTGCATGCTTGTTGCTGTGCTGCTTTTTAAATGCTTTTCCATACTGACAAACTACAGCTATACTATTTTGTCATCCGCGTTACCGCATCTTGCTGGTACATTAGGATTTGTCCATAATTTTCCACATTTACACTACGCATTGTTAATTTGGCCGGCAGCTTTACTGGCTGTCATCATTCAAAGTGTGCAGGCTCATGATTACCTTCTGAGATATCATCTTGAAAACGAGCTCAAGGAACTTTCAAATACGGATCCATTAACAGGAACAAAAAACCGTCGTTATTTCATGAACCTTCTGGATTATGAAATACACCGGGCTGTAAGAACAAATCTTAAATTGTCTTTATTAGTACTTGATATAGATAGTTTTAAAAACATTAATGACACCTACGGACACCCCACAGGAGATATGGTCATCTCTCAGATTGCTGAAAAATGTTCCCAGTTATCAAGGGATATTGATATCGTTGCCCGCATGGGAGGCGAAGAGTTTTCCATATTACTGCTGGGAAGTAATATCAGACAGGCCGAGAATGTCGCCGAACGTATTCGTAGCAGCATAGAAGATATAGTTTTTGAGGATCCCAAAAATAAGTCTTTTAACTGCACTGTCAGCATTGGAATTGCTGAACTTGAAAGTCCACATGAAAGCGGACATGACTTATTCATCAGGGCAGACAAAGCCCTGTATGAAGCCAAGAAAAACGGACGAAATAAAGTTGTAACAATCTAA
- a CDS encoding tetratricopeptide repeat protein, producing the protein MNPIDYIKKGNSLLQQNLFTEAEDVFKSCLKLFPKNVGVKERLAFTAFSRKAYDDAYVRYSSLVNENPENISGYIGSANVLLKQGLLSDAKSVLKDCQKLFPGNLRLTERLGHIAISEGDYDEAYIYYSSLIKDHPENISGYLGLSNVLLILNFFDEAEECLGICVNNFPDNLFAKDRYANVALKKHNYEEAYIRYSQIISIDHEKISAYIGLAVVLFQQKLLAEAEELLEFCKENLSKNLGIDNLYAKVAFNKLEYDEAFKRYSKLIDDFPNIPTGYIGQGHVLLEKQFNNAAEKIFENCIKMFPDSFEAKERYAYIAFRNKDYEKAYARYSDLEANYPDKVICSVWKLRSLLSLGLYGEFENAVRKFRDKYKGCPSLYSNIIYIYNTYISYGIYQHLPSFTKMASSAMEHIDKYMTDDILPCFDRIELFHGLLLSAKNYSLNEIGRFSIDRGTKTIAVFGDSSVVTTLYRPDHFVARGFNPVFFSLGGATITGIGSSKSKLGLFEKIKKFAIENKPQYVVLKFGQGDIEFGYYYRKFLKNESDLDYVQFCEFLIETYQKRILILQELTNVIVHGIDLPSLIERKKCAKNTVDVITKDKVYEGDLSLFDELVAVQPSISERTAISLRFNSMLKDMCHRIGCFYADTEDIFLAEDGKTIDVYYQPDFDHHYKTTARIKEKSIDKVLEIVMCFL; encoded by the coding sequence TTGAATCCTATTGATTATATAAAAAAAGGTAATTCTCTTCTGCAACAAAATTTATTTACTGAAGCAGAGGATGTTTTTAAAAGCTGTTTAAAGCTTTTTCCCAAAAATGTCGGGGTAAAAGAGCGTTTGGCATTCACAGCCTTCAGCAGAAAAGCATACGATGATGCTTACGTGCGCTATTCATCTCTAGTCAATGAGAATCCCGAAAATATTTCAGGATATATAGGCTCTGCTAATGTTCTTTTAAAGCAGGGGTTATTATCCGATGCAAAATCAGTTCTGAAAGATTGTCAGAAGCTTTTTCCTGGGAATTTGCGTTTGACAGAAAGGCTTGGACATATAGCCATATCTGAAGGTGATTATGACGAAGCTTATATTTATTATTCTTCTTTGATTAAAGATCACCCCGAAAACATTTCAGGCTATTTAGGATTAAGTAATGTCCTGCTTATTCTTAATTTTTTTGATGAAGCTGAAGAATGTTTAGGAATTTGCGTTAACAATTTCCCTGATAATCTTTTTGCTAAAGACCGTTACGCTAATGTTGCCTTAAAAAAACATAATTATGAAGAAGCGTATATCAGGTATAGTCAAATTATTAGTATAGATCATGAAAAAATAAGTGCATATATCGGGCTTGCTGTTGTTTTATTCCAACAAAAGTTATTGGCTGAAGCTGAAGAACTTCTTGAATTTTGCAAAGAGAATTTATCTAAAAATCTTGGTATAGATAATCTTTATGCTAAAGTAGCTTTCAATAAGCTTGAGTATGACGAAGCCTTTAAACGGTATTCTAAATTGATTGATGATTTTCCGAATATTCCTACTGGGTATATCGGACAGGGTCATGTTTTACTTGAAAAACAATTTAATAATGCTGCAGAAAAGATATTTGAAAATTGCATAAAAATGTTTCCTGATAGCTTTGAGGCTAAAGAAAGGTATGCCTATATTGCATTTAGAAACAAGGATTATGAAAAAGCCTATGCCAGATATTCAGATTTAGAAGCTAACTATCCTGATAAAGTTATTTGTTCTGTATGGAAATTGCGGTCTCTACTGTCTCTTGGGTTGTATGGTGAATTTGAAAATGCTGTGCGTAAATTCCGGGATAAGTATAAAGGGTGTCCGAGTCTGTACTCCAATATTATATATATCTATAATACTTATATAAGTTATGGCATCTACCAGCACTTGCCTTCTTTTACCAAGATGGCCTCCTCCGCAATGGAGCATATCGATAAATATATGACAGATGATATTCTGCCATGTTTTGATAGGATAGAACTTTTCCATGGTCTGCTTCTTAGTGCCAAAAATTATTCTTTAAATGAAATTGGCAGATTCTCAATAGATAGAGGTACGAAAACTATAGCCGTATTCGGGGATTCAAGTGTGGTTACCACACTATATCGTCCAGACCATTTTGTAGCGCGTGGCTTTAATCCTGTCTTTTTTTCTCTTGGAGGTGCGACTATCACCGGGATAGGAAGCTCAAAATCAAAGCTCGGTCTTTTCGAAAAAATTAAAAAATTTGCAATAGAAAATAAGCCCCAGTATGTGGTTCTCAAGTTCGGGCAGGGGGATATAGAGTTTGGATACTATTATAGAAAATTTCTTAAGAACGAATCTGATCTAGATTATGTTCAGTTCTGCGAGTTTTTAATTGAAACGTATCAAAAAAGAATTTTAATTCTGCAGGAATTAACCAATGTGATTGTTCATGGTATAGATCTTCCAAGCCTGATTGAAAGAAAAAAATGCGCTAAAAATACAGTTGATGTGATTACAAAAGATAAAGTATATGAGGGAGATCTTTCCCTTTTTGATGAGTTGGTGGCCGTACAGCCTTCTATAAGTGAGAGAACGGCAATTTCATTGAGATTTAATTCTATGTTGAAAGATATGTGTCATAGAATCGGATGCTTTTATGCTGATACGGAAGATATCTTTCTTGCTGAAGATGGAAAAACTATTGATGTTTATTATCAACCTGACTTTGATCATCATTACAAAACAACTGCCAGAATAAAAGAAAAATCAATAGACAAGGTTCTTGAAATTGTGATGTGCTTTTTATAG